The following are encoded in a window of Oncorhynchus mykiss isolate Arlee chromosome 31, USDA_OmykA_1.1, whole genome shotgun sequence genomic DNA:
- the LOC118946071 gene encoding uncharacterized protein LOC118946071 codes for MPLQQSPVWLPIDLNVTKRCIMYKLLVLEDARNTLDKQLRRLTEKANVEVRSFLSAPHPINVLDNLVRSLDAKCYAIEKLSTALKNLTTDPQFSAPASTRPLNSLLQPALSRDRGIMTSSDVLKFGPMLQNVLMAGSITKAVQMLGALPALQQLKLFCSSSSSQDEDFQKDQVFICSISSSSKVAKLPTPSSSTPSSSTPSSSTPSSSTSIASLNLTKDNGIFISKEKTPQQPNTTTVTTNQIKESSQIKQTPGATDLDLPVPGELLSGFSNPAYQMTALAPPPLDSGSDTRVQHQKQTSSQLMQFLRTNCRNEPFMELAAFFQHTSYYQYTSDSTAPAMTSDPLPETKHAQETQNVLETKNHNVSVPKKELFSELPDNQLNQYAPVFTVKRVESGGSLIFSCIIATKTELWDVGDVFTEASRSDPSSDVVTTSENKMSAASLQCRSVEISNTTLQPPAPSIHSLQIKEGHVTGEVQEDINNISLTPELQRFQNCCSLVTPGNQCLNIPEFQIRKFEEMAVVVSHVVHPGNFYIQQADATLQLEDLNTDSLAELKCTPDIGTYVMAWFPQQKRWCRAQVAKICGMSGDINEVEVRRLDYGDTSCLSLCNIKELSAEMTSLPLQAIQVSLANVRPVDVCGWTQQAVYWFRDMVGNRTLYARLYPQGERHNPMVELFMEKGKLGSMRRGASLSLRLAQNGHAKHDKLRNLGIKRSSAQERTKKCESAWNKYLISCYTQNKK; via the exons ATGCCGCTGCAGCAGAGTCCTGTGTGGCTTCCCATCGACCTCAATGTCACCAAAAGATGTATAATGTACAAACTGCTCGTCTTGGAGGACGCCAGGAATACACTGGACAAACAACTACGACGTTTAACCGAAAAG GCCAACGTTGAAGTCCGAAGCTTCCTGAGCGCGCCTCATCCTATCAATGTGCTGGACAACCTCGTCAGGTCTCTGGATGCTAAATGTTATGCCATCGAGAAACTTTCAACTGCACTCAAAAACCTGACGACCG ATCCACAATTCAGTGCCCCAGCTTCCACCAGACCGCTAAACAGCCTGTTGCAGCCAGCGCTATCCAGAGACCGAGGCATCATGACATCGTCAGACGTGCTGAAGTTTGGTCCCATGCTGCAGAACGTCCTCATGGCCGGCTCCATCACCAAGGCAGTACAGATGCTGGGAGCCTTGCCTGCCCTACAGCAACTCAAACTCttctgctcctcttcctcctctcaagATGAAGACTTCCAGAAGGATCAGGTCTTTATATGCAGCATCTCCTCCTCCAGCAAAGTGGCAAAGCTCCCAACCCCCAGCTCCTCAACCCCCAGCTCCTCAACCCCCAGCTCCTCAACCCCCAGCTCCTCAACCAGCATAGCCAGTCTGAATCTGACCAAAGACAATGGGATCTTTATCTCCAAGGAGAAGACACCGCAGCAGCCAAATACAACGACGGTTACAACCAATCAAATCAAAGAGAGCAGTCAAATCAAACAAACACCCGGAGCAACAGATCTAGACCTACCTGTCCCAGGTGAGCTCCTCTCAGGGTTCAGTAACCCAGCCTACCAGATGACAGCCCTGGCTCCTCCCCCTCTAGATTCAGGAAGTGACACCAGAGTGCAGCACCAGAAGCAAACTTCCTCTCAGCTCATGCAATTCCTGCGAACCAATTGCAGGAACGAGCCGTTCATGGAGTTGGCCGCTTTCTTCCAGCACACCAGCTACTACCAGTACACCTCTGATTCCACCGCCCCGGcaatgacctctgaccccctccCGGAAACAAAGCATGCCCAGGAAACCCAGAATGTTCTAGAAACTAAGAACCACAACGTCAGCGTCCCAAAGAAGGAGCTGTTCTCAGAGCTGCCAGATAACCAGCTGAACCAatat gcCCCGGTGTTCACAGTAAAGCGTGTGGAGTCCGGAGGCTCTCTGATCTTCAGCTGTATCATTGCCACCAAGACGGAGCTCTGGGACGTAGGAGACGTCTTTACCGAGGCGTCAAGGAGCGATCCTTCCTCTGACGTCGTCACCACCTCGGAGAACAAGATGTCTGCCGCTAGTCTCCAGTGTCGCAGTGTAGAGATCTCTAATACGACCCTCCAACCCCCAGCTCCATCCATCCACAGCCTACAGATCAAAGAGGGACATGTGACGGGGGAGGTTCAGGAAGATATCAACAATATCAGTCTGACTCCAGAACTCCAGAGATTCCAGAACTGTTGTTCCTTGGTTACCCCAGGCAACCAGTGTCTGAACATTCCAGAGTTCCAGATCCGTAAGTTTGAGGAGATGGCGGTGGTGGTGAGTCACGTGGTGCATCCTGGTAACTTCTACATCCAACAGGCCGACGCCACCCTCCAGCTGGAGGACCTCAACACTGA TAGTTTAGCAGAGCTGAAGTGTACTCCAGACATCGGGACCTACGTCATGGCTTGGTTCCCCCAACAGAAGAGGTGGTGTCGGGCACAGGTGGCCAAGATATGTGGCATGAGTGGAG ACATCAATGAGGTGGAGGTGAGGAGGCTGGACTACGGAgacacttcctgtctgtctctatgtaacATCAAGGAACTCAGTGCTGAGATGACATCACTTCCTCTACAGGCCATACAGGTCTCCCTGGCTAAT GTGCGCCCAGTGGACGTGTGTGGCTGGACCCAACAGGCAGTATATTGGTTCAGAGACATGGTGGGCAACAGGACGCTGTACGCACGGCTCTAccctcagggagagagacacaacCCCATGGTGGAACTCTTCATGGAGAAGGGAAAACTGGGGTCCATGAG
- the LOC110504451 gene encoding trypsin inhibitor ClTI-1 codes for MLNFTRLILALVCVAVLARGASLPDGTTEADCSQYNLPMCPRNYEPVCGSDGTNYSNECMLCFENMEQKSNIHIRSKGEC; via the exons ATGTTGAACTTTACACGGCTGATTCTCGCCCTTGTCTGTGTTGCCG TTTTGGCACGGGGAGCGAGTCTCCCTGACGGCACCACCGAG gctgactGTTCCCAGTACAACTTGCCCATGTGCCCCCGCAACTACGAGCCAGTGTGTGGAAGCGACGGCACCAACTACTCTAATGAATGCATGCTGTGCTTTGAAAACAT ggAGCAGAAGAGTAACATCCACATCAGGAGTAAAGGAGAGTGCTGA